In Streptomyces chartreusis, the following proteins share a genomic window:
- a CDS encoding LysR family transcriptional regulator, translating into MELEVRHLRALCAIADTGSLHRAARQLGVAQPSLSTQLRRIEQELGGALFLRARTGCRPTPLGRLVLSRARPLVADMRALVSEARAAAAGGPELRVGSTASKALAGWLRRLRGQGQDPTLHMNVSPNALLRMVAEGQLDVAFVHEVEGSPLRIPPELRLRVLMEREPQFVSLPTDHPATAKSEVSLRDLADDRWMVDPTVDGEWDAVQRMFRAAGVNPHVLHGDYYTADSLVATGEVVAVCQPTHADSPTMAVRRLHGDPLGVRLLLAARTETDLDGVYPALEEAYWEAARQAPAYREWLEHDDEPQPPVPALP; encoded by the coding sequence ATGGAGCTCGAGGTGAGACACCTCCGCGCGCTGTGCGCCATAGCCGACACCGGCAGTCTGCACCGGGCGGCCCGCCAGCTGGGCGTCGCCCAGCCGTCGCTCAGCACACAACTGCGCCGGATCGAGCAGGAGCTGGGCGGAGCGCTGTTCCTGCGCGCGAGGACCGGCTGCCGCCCCACGCCGCTCGGCCGGCTGGTGCTCAGCCGCGCACGCCCCCTGGTGGCCGATATGCGCGCCCTCGTCTCCGAGGCGCGGGCGGCCGCGGCCGGCGGCCCGGAGCTGCGCGTCGGCTCCACCGCGAGCAAGGCCCTGGCGGGCTGGCTGCGCCGGCTTCGCGGGCAGGGCCAGGACCCGACACTCCACATGAACGTCTCCCCGAACGCCCTGCTGCGCATGGTCGCCGAGGGCCAGCTGGACGTCGCCTTCGTGCACGAGGTCGAGGGCTCGCCGCTGCGCATCCCGCCGGAGCTGCGGCTACGCGTGTTGATGGAGCGCGAACCGCAGTTCGTGTCACTGCCGACCGACCATCCGGCCACCGCGAAGTCGGAGGTCAGCCTGCGTGACCTGGCCGACGACCGCTGGATGGTCGACCCGACGGTCGACGGGGAGTGGGACGCCGTGCAGCGGATGTTCCGGGCGGCCGGCGTCAACCCTCACGTCCTGCACGGCGACTACTACACGGCCGACTCCCTGGTCGCCACCGGCGAGGTCGTCGCCGTCTGCCAGCCGACCCACGCCGACAGCCCCACGATGGCGGTACGGCGCCTGCACGGCGACCCGCTCGGCGTACGCCTCCTCCTCGCGGCCCGCACGGAGACGGACCTCGACGGGGTGTATCCCGCGCTGGAGGAGGCGTACTGGGAGGCGGCGCGGCAGGCGCCCGCGTACCGGGAGTGGCTGGAACACGACGACGAACCGCAGCCGCCGGTCCCAGCACTCCCGTAG
- the snpA gene encoding snapalysin, protein MSFSLSARSAVAVGLGVAALGLGTVAPASAAPDHAGYVAKSSDSDASKAFFQAVLKSVAEKRAENPSAAAVTVTYDASGAPQFSAQIARSTQIWNGSVSNVKLQEGSNADFTYREGNDPRGSYASTDGHGNGYIFLDYQQNQEYDSTRVTAHETGHVLGLPDHYEGPCTELMSGGGPGPSCTNSQPDANERAKVEQLWANGFAAAMDKALHKAAR, encoded by the coding sequence ATGTCCTTTTCCCTGTCCGCCCGTTCGGCGGTCGCGGTCGGTCTCGGCGTAGCGGCTCTCGGCCTCGGCACGGTCGCTCCGGCCTCGGCCGCTCCCGATCACGCCGGCTACGTCGCCAAGTCCTCGGACTCCGACGCCAGTAAGGCCTTCTTCCAGGCCGTCCTGAAGTCGGTCGCCGAGAAGCGTGCCGAGAACCCGAGCGCCGCGGCCGTCACCGTCACCTACGACGCGTCCGGGGCGCCCCAGTTCAGCGCGCAGATAGCCCGCAGCACCCAGATCTGGAACGGCTCGGTGTCCAACGTCAAGCTCCAGGAGGGCTCGAACGCCGACTTCACGTACCGCGAGGGCAATGACCCGCGCGGCTCGTACGCCTCGACCGACGGTCACGGCAACGGCTACATCTTCCTGGACTACCAGCAGAACCAGGAGTACGACTCCACCCGCGTCACGGCGCACGAGACGGGGCACGTGCTCGGCCTGCCGGACCACTACGAGGGTCCGTGCACCGAGCTGATGTCGGGCGGCGGCCCCGGCCCGTCCTGCACCAACTCCCAGCCGGACGCCAACGAGCGGGCCAAGGTCGAGCAGCTGTGGGCCAACGGGTTCGCAGCCGCGATGGACAAGGCCCTGCACAAGGCCGCCCGGTAG
- a CDS encoding endonuclease/exonuclease/phosphatase family protein yields the protein MDTAAAEWTARPDGMPQRRGGRRFGAWVAGLMFLLVSVVVGCRIADTDGITPVPQLLAFLPWLLVPAGFGLLLAVLGRWWFGVVWALALLGALAWFIEPYGRTTQPVGPPVVSFRVLTSNVEFGQAADALAAAVRRAKPDIVFVQECDAGCDDTLRKELGGDYPHRAATVLAGSKGSLVLSRFPLDAADDVPGTMAMPGAVADVRGNAVRLQLAHPMPPLPGRTDVWRRELGELRDFAAEDHRTPLVLAGDFNASQDHAAFRRILDTGMQDAARLDGHDRTPSWPARTTPTFGVQIDHVLLSEDFSASAVRFLDLAGTDHRALVADLTLHQRR from the coding sequence TTGGACACTGCGGCTGCCGAGTGGACGGCACGACCGGACGGCATGCCCCAACGGCGCGGCGGCCGGCGGTTCGGCGCCTGGGTGGCCGGCCTGATGTTCCTGCTCGTCAGCGTGGTCGTCGGCTGCCGGATCGCCGACACCGACGGCATCACCCCCGTCCCGCAGCTCCTGGCGTTCCTGCCGTGGCTGCTCGTGCCCGCCGGCTTCGGGCTGCTGCTCGCCGTGCTGGGCCGCTGGTGGTTCGGCGTCGTGTGGGCACTCGCGCTGCTCGGCGCTCTTGCCTGGTTCATCGAGCCGTACGGCAGGACGACCCAGCCGGTCGGGCCCCCGGTCGTCTCCTTCCGGGTGCTGACCTCGAACGTCGAGTTCGGGCAGGCCGCCGACGCCCTCGCCGCCGCGGTCCGCCGCGCGAAGCCGGACATCGTGTTCGTCCAGGAGTGCGACGCCGGCTGCGACGACACCCTCAGGAAGGAACTGGGCGGCGACTATCCGCACCGGGCCGCGACCGTGCTCGCCGGCTCGAAGGGCTCCCTCGTCCTCAGCCGCTTCCCCCTCGACGCCGCCGACGACGTCCCCGGCACCATGGCCATGCCCGGCGCCGTCGCCGACGTGCGCGGGAACGCCGTACGGCTCCAGCTCGCCCACCCCATGCCGCCGCTGCCCGGCCGGACCGACGTGTGGCGGCGCGAGCTCGGCGAGCTGCGGGACTTCGCCGCCGAGGACCACCGCACGCCCCTCGTCCTCGCCGGGGACTTCAACGCCTCCCAGGACCACGCCGCCTTCCGCCGCATCCTGGACACCGGCATGCAGGACGCCGCCCGGCTCGACGGTCACGACCGCACGCCCAGCTGGCCGGCCCGCACGACACCGACGTTCGGTGTGCAGATCGACCATGTGCTGCTCTCCGAGGACTTCTCCGCGAGCGCCGTCCGCTTCCTGGACCTGGCCGGCACCGACCATCGCGCCCTTGTCGCCGACCTCACGCTCCACCAGCGACGATGA
- a CDS encoding FUSC family protein: protein MPRELPIGLTPPDWLVRNLRAQPAPVNWPAVVRAAVAIALPLAVGLAVDRPFYGALASMGALNGVISDTAAAYRVRIPTIAIPQLFGAVGVTVGALVYGRGWVAVAAVTGVALVSGMISTIGAVASASGLVLLLTCVVGAGLPMPGEWWLAPLLMSGGGLLVLLLALLAWPLRSGVPERSAVADTYRRVAALLTAVDGDTQDYDDARHAVTQSLNQSYDIVLAHRARHHGRSPELARLLAQLNAITPVVEAAPAARLSGIRLPPEIPEAVRHLASAVETGYTGPIGLKTPVPATETARAVEHALRHAAEVVANPDVDPRGIDDRLGRPAALSIRAARAARNVALSAASWRYGLRLALCIGIAQVLVSITAVPRSYWVALTITFVLKPDFGSVFSRALLRALGTVAGLVIAAAVLAEVPRGWWDVPVLLILAPLVPALTPRGYGYQTAAITPVILLLSDVLNRQGTGLLLPRLVDSLIGCAIALVAGYLLWLESWHTRVGDRLAGAVEDTARYVEAAFGPGAVDPAARARMRRGLYRDLSAIRTEFQRALTEPPPTGRRAAAWWPLVVAVERIVDATTAARVRVRHGAAPPSTAEITQVARQLRELAEGVREAETLYEVRTDLTGPAGSVLEPLRQEVAAARAITSPR from the coding sequence ATGCCCCGCGAGCTCCCCATCGGCCTCACACCCCCCGACTGGCTCGTGCGGAACCTGCGGGCCCAGCCCGCCCCCGTGAACTGGCCCGCCGTCGTCCGGGCGGCCGTCGCGATCGCCCTGCCGCTGGCCGTCGGCCTCGCCGTCGACCGCCCCTTCTACGGCGCCCTCGCCTCCATGGGCGCCCTCAACGGCGTCATCAGCGACACCGCGGCCGCCTACCGCGTCCGGATCCCCACGATCGCCATCCCGCAGCTCTTCGGCGCCGTCGGCGTCACCGTCGGCGCTCTGGTGTACGGGCGCGGCTGGGTCGCCGTCGCCGCCGTCACCGGGGTGGCGCTGGTCTCCGGGATGATCTCGACCATCGGCGCGGTCGCCTCCGCGTCGGGCCTGGTGCTGCTGCTGACCTGCGTGGTCGGCGCGGGGCTGCCGATGCCGGGCGAGTGGTGGCTGGCGCCGCTGCTGATGTCCGGCGGCGGACTGCTCGTCCTGCTCCTCGCGCTGCTCGCCTGGCCGCTGAGATCGGGGGTGCCGGAACGGTCCGCGGTCGCCGACACCTACCGCAGGGTCGCCGCGCTGCTGACGGCCGTCGACGGCGACACCCAGGACTACGACGACGCCCGGCACGCCGTCACCCAGTCCCTGAACCAGTCGTACGACATCGTCCTCGCCCACCGTGCCCGCCACCACGGCCGCAGCCCCGAACTCGCCCGGCTGCTCGCCCAGTTGAACGCCATCACGCCGGTCGTGGAGGCCGCCCCCGCGGCCCGCCTCAGCGGCATCCGGCTGCCGCCCGAGATCCCGGAGGCGGTACGGCATCTCGCGTCCGCCGTCGAGACCGGGTACACCGGCCCGATAGGGCTGAAGACGCCCGTCCCGGCCACCGAGACCGCCCGCGCCGTCGAACACGCCCTGCGCCACGCCGCCGAGGTCGTCGCCAACCCCGACGTCGACCCGCGCGGCATCGACGACCGCCTCGGCCGGCCCGCCGCGCTGAGCATCCGGGCCGCGCGCGCAGCCCGCAACGTCGCGCTGTCCGCCGCGTCCTGGCGCTACGGCCTGCGCCTGGCCCTGTGCATCGGCATCGCCCAGGTGCTGGTGTCGATCACCGCCGTGCCCCGCTCCTACTGGGTCGCCCTGACCATCACCTTCGTCCTCAAGCCCGACTTCGGCTCCGTCTTCTCCCGGGCGCTGCTGCGGGCCCTCGGCACGGTCGCCGGGCTGGTGATCGCGGCGGCGGTGCTGGCGGAGGTGCCACGGGGCTGGTGGGACGTACCGGTGCTGCTGATCCTCGCGCCGCTGGTCCCGGCGCTCACACCGCGCGGGTACGGCTATCAGACGGCCGCCATCACGCCGGTGATCCTGCTCCTCTCCGACGTCCTGAACCGCCAGGGCACGGGGCTGCTGCTGCCGCGCCTGGTCGACTCCCTGATCGGGTGCGCGATCGCCCTGGTCGCCGGGTATCTGCTGTGGCTGGAGAGCTGGCACACCCGCGTCGGCGACCGGCTCGCGGGCGCGGTGGAGGACACGGCGCGCTATGTGGAGGCCGCGTTCGGGCCGGGCGCCGTCGATCCTGCGGCCCGCGCCCGGATGCGGCGCGGCCTCTACCGCGACCTCTCCGCCATCCGCACGGAGTTCCAGCGCGCCCTGACCGAACCACCGCCCACCGGCCGCCGGGCGGCCGCCTGGTGGCCCCTGGTCGTGGCGGTGGAACGGATCGTGGACGCGACCACGGCGGCACGGGTCCGGGTCCGGCACGGAGCGGCCCCGCCGTCCACCGCCGAGATCACCCAGGTGGCCCGCCAACTGCGGGAGCTGGCGGAGGGCGTACGCGAGGCCGAGACCCTCTACGAGGTCCGCACGGACCTCACGGGCCCGGCGGGAAGCGTCCTGGAGCCGCTGAGGCAGGAGGTGGCGGCGGCCCGCGCCATCACGTCCCCTCGCTGA
- a CDS encoding PhoX family protein, with protein MRIQLPIVSVNNDSHHGGRAALTCRFRCGDACFHEVPNTTTNPYVGDVIADALSRRTVMRAAAVVTAATAVGASATVAAPKASAAEPAAATAATSTRHASRGARGLRFEPVAPNTADTVTVPDGYAQNVVIRWGEPILRGAPAFDPENQTAESQSKQFGYNNDFLALLPLPGERHRQVLVANHEYTDEVLMFRGYDAANPTKQQVEVAWAAHGLSAVVVEEDRRSGKLTPVARHPLNRRVTATSEFKVTGPAAGSDLLKTSADPTGTKVLGTLNNCSGGVTPWGTTLHGEENFNQYFANATRATDKRYGLGTGATERKWERFDKRFDVAQEPNEPHRFGFVVELDPYDPTAKPRKRTALGRFKHEGATVRLTDDGRPVVYSGDDERFDYFYKFIGSKRMKKGSSRAVREHNLSLLDEGTLYVARLTGDSPAIEIDGSGKLPADGEFDGSGEWIPLATATAKGAVSHVEGMSAEEVFVFTRLAGDKVGATKMDRPEDIEPNPHTGKVYVALTNNSNRGVGSNAKADEANPRNANKHGQILELTERWNRADSKKFAWTLFLVAGDPSDPATYFAGFPKDDVSPISCPDNVAFDSYGNLWISTDGNALGNHDGLFGVATRGDRRGELKQFLTMPNGAETCGPVIQDRRVLVAVQHPGEIDGATAEKPLSAWPDGAGKINRPAVVAVWRKDGCDIGV; from the coding sequence CGCGGCCACCGCGGTCGGCGCTTCCGCCACCGTCGCCGCCCCGAAGGCGAGCGCCGCCGAGCCGGCCGCCGCCACCGCCGCGACCAGCACCCGCCACGCCTCCCGCGGCGCGCGCGGTCTGCGCTTCGAGCCCGTCGCGCCGAACACCGCCGACACCGTGACCGTCCCGGACGGCTACGCGCAGAACGTCGTCATCCGCTGGGGCGAGCCCATCCTGCGCGGTGCGCCCGCCTTCGACCCGGAGAACCAGACCGCCGAGTCGCAGTCGAAGCAGTTCGGCTACAACAACGACTTCCTCGCTCTGCTGCCGCTGCCGGGCGAGCGCCACCGGCAGGTCCTCGTCGCCAACCACGAGTACACCGACGAAGTGCTCATGTTCCGTGGCTACGACGCCGCCAACCCGACGAAGCAGCAGGTCGAGGTCGCCTGGGCCGCGCACGGCCTGTCCGCCGTCGTCGTCGAGGAGGACCGGCGGTCCGGGAAGCTCACGCCCGTCGCCCGGCACCCGCTCAACCGCCGTGTGACCGCCACCAGCGAGTTCAAGGTCACCGGCCCGGCGGCCGGCTCCGACCTGCTGAAGACCTCCGCCGACCCGACCGGCACCAAGGTCCTCGGCACGCTCAACAACTGCTCCGGCGGTGTCACCCCGTGGGGCACCACACTGCACGGCGAGGAGAACTTCAACCAGTACTTCGCCAACGCCACGCGGGCGACGGACAAGCGCTACGGCCTCGGCACCGGTGCGACCGAGCGCAAGTGGGAGCGTTTCGACAAGCGCTTCGACGTGGCCCAGGAGCCGAACGAGCCGCACCGGTTCGGATTCGTCGTCGAGCTCGACCCGTACGACCCCACCGCCAAGCCCCGCAAGCGCACCGCGCTCGGCCGCTTCAAGCACGAGGGCGCCACCGTGCGGCTCACCGACGACGGCCGCCCCGTCGTCTACTCCGGTGACGACGAGCGCTTCGACTACTTCTACAAGTTCATCGGCAGCAAGCGGATGAAGAAGGGGTCGTCCCGCGCCGTGCGCGAGCACAACCTCTCGCTGCTCGACGAGGGCACCCTCTATGTCGCCAGGCTCACCGGTGACTCCCCGGCCATCGAGATCGACGGCAGCGGGAAGCTTCCCGCCGACGGCGAGTTCGACGGCAGCGGCGAGTGGATCCCGCTGGCCACGGCGACCGCCAAGGGCGCCGTCTCGCACGTCGAGGGCATGAGCGCCGAGGAGGTCTTCGTCTTCACGCGTCTCGCCGGTGACAAGGTCGGCGCGACGAAGATGGACCGGCCCGAGGACATCGAGCCCAACCCGCACACCGGCAAGGTGTACGTCGCCCTCACCAACAACTCCAACCGCGGTGTCGGCTCGAACGCGAAGGCCGACGAGGCCAACCCGCGCAACGCCAACAAGCACGGCCAGATCCTGGAGCTGACCGAGCGCTGGAACCGCGCCGACAGCAAGAAGTTCGCCTGGACGCTGTTCCTGGTCGCGGGCGACCCGAGCGACCCGGCCACCTACTTCGCCGGGTTCCCGAAGGACGACGTCTCCCCGATCTCCTGCCCGGACAACGTCGCCTTCGACTCCTACGGCAACCTGTGGATCTCCACCGACGGCAACGCCCTCGGCAACCACGACGGCCTCTTCGGCGTCGCCACCCGCGGTGACCGCCGCGGTGAGCTGAAGCAGTTCCTGACGATGCCGAACGGCGCCGAGACCTGCGGCCCGGTCATCCAGGACCGCCGGGTGCTCGTCGCCGTGCAGCACCCGGGCGAGATCGACGGCGCGACGGCCGAGAAGCCGCTGAGCGCCTGGCCCGACGGCGCCGGCAAGATCAACCGGCCGGCCGTCGTGGCCGTCTGGCGCAAGGACGGCTGCGACATCGGCGTCTGA